Proteins from one Kwoniella shivajii chromosome 1, complete sequence genomic window:
- a CDS encoding pre-mRNA-splicing factor CEF1, translating to MVRIIIKGGVWRNTEDEILKAAISKYGKNQWARISSLLVRKTPKQCKARWYEWLDPSIKKVEWSKTEDEKLLHLAKLMPTQWRTIAPIVGRTATQCLERYQKLLDDAESKDNEELGLGAGENDEARPAADVRGLKPGEIDTDPETRAARPDPIDMDDDEKEMLSEARARLANTQGKKAKRKARERQLEEARRLAFLQKKRELKAAGINLRPKKKKNGMDYNADIPFEKQPAPGFYDVAEENAKVYAAPVGQSLRALEGKRKQELEELEEKKKRSKGNDGKSNQTAQFVQAREAQIKKLKEQEQIIRRRKLNLPTPQVGEQELEDIVKIGQAGELARELVGGEGSGSKATEGLLGEYEALGRAKMARTPRTGPQQDNVMAEARNLRAMISAQTPLLGDENTPLHGGDAGGTGFEGATPRHGVAPTPNPLATPARGGVLATPRTVAGVGATPSRTPRDNLSINDGESIYGETPRDEKRRVADARRALRAGFASLPKPENNFELAETEEDEEEDEETIPLSEEDAAERDRRLRAARELEERLELERRSSVVKKGLPRPINVNTYKVLDELNSVEADADSIMAAAFRLVNLEVAMLMKHDSIAHPLPGTSVPGGSASDYDMPEDDFVSAAKQAIHAELAGALGLPGATDEQLRIAVGSTVEDNLEAFSSSWAEEQEDLIYSPSSRKWIEKSSLSPEELSACYAAAITVSKERVISEATKASKAEKKLSKQLGGYQAINAKAKKSILETMEEIQQAQRDLETFTMLRTLEEAGAPARLEKLREEVAILEKRERDLQARYAELNDERRERTSAIEQLEEDKVVLQAQAALDALEGEGEGEGEVDGDVEMNGD from the exons ATG GtccgaatcatcatcaaaggtgGTGTATGGAGAAACacagaagatgagatattgaaaGCTGCCATTTCGAAATATGGAAAGAAC CAATGGGCTCGTATCTCATCTCTGCTAGTCCGAAAAACGCCTAAACAATGTAAAGCACGGTGGTATGAATGGTTAGATCCTTCCATCAAGAAAGTTGAATGGTCAAAA actgaagatgaaaagcTGTTACATTTAGCTAAGTTGATGCCTACACAATGGCGTACTATAGCCCCTATAGTAGGTAGAACAGCGACTCAATGCTTGGAGAGATATCAGAAATTATTAGATGATGCAGAATCAAAAGATAACGAAGAATTAGGTTTGGGTGCGggagaaaatgatgaagctCGTCCAGCAGCGGATGTAAGAGGTTTGAAACCAGGTGAAATTGATACAGATCCAGAAACTAGAGCTGCGAGACCTGATCCTatagatatggatgatgatg agaaagaaatgttATCTGAAGCAAGAGCGAGATTGGCAAATACTCAAGGAaaaaaagctaaaagaaAAGCTAGAGAGAGACAGTtggaagaagcgagaagGTTGGCTTTcttacagaagaagagagaattgAAAGCCGCCGGTATCAA CCTTCgacccaagaagaagaagaatggtatGGAC TATAACGCCGATATTCCCTTCGAGAAACAACCAGCTCCAGGATTCTACGATGTGGCCGAGGAGAACGCCAAAGTCTACGCTGCACCAGTCGGTCAATCACTGCGAGCGttggaaggaaagagaaagcaggaattagaagaattagaagaaaagaagaagcgttCAAAGGGTAATGATGGAAAGAGCAATCAGACCGCTCAATTCGTACAAGCCAGAGAAGCTCAAAtcaaaaagctgaaagagcaagaacAGATCATCAGAAGACGAAAACTGAATCTCCCAACTCCCCAAGTCGGAGAACAAGAACTGGAAGATATAGTCAAGATTGGTCAAGCCGGTGAATTAGCTCGAGAATTGGTCGGTGGTGAAGGATCAGGAAGTAAAGCGACTGAGGGTTTGCTGGGAGAATACGAGGCTTTGGGAAGAGCTAAAATGGCAAGAACACCCAGAACAGGACCTCAAC AGGACAACGTAATGGCTGAAGCTCGAAATCTCCGTGCGATGATAAGCGCACAGACTCCTCTTCTTGGGGATGAGAATACTCCTCTTCACGGTGGTGATGCAGGTGGAACCGGGTTTGAGGGTGCTACCCCTCGACACGGTGTTGCTCCAACGCCCAATCCATTGGCCACACCTGCTCGCGGCGGTGTACTCGCTACTCCTCGAACAGTGGCGGGCGTAGGTGCTACTCCATCCCGAACACCGCGAGACAACCTCAGTATCAATGATGGAGAGTCAATTTACGGTGAAACTCCCCGAGATGAGAAACGACGTGTAGCCGATGCTCGACGAGCTCTGAGGGCTGGATTTGCTTCCTTGCCCAAACCTGAGAATAACTTCGAACTTGCCGAAACtgaggaggacgaggaagaggatgaggaaaCGATACCTttgtcagaagaagatgcagcGGAGAGAGATAGGCGATTAAGAGCTGCACGAGAGCTAGAAGAGCGATTGGAGCTTGAACGACGAAGCTcagtggtgaagaaaggattaCCTCGTCCGATCAATGTTAATACGTACAAGGTCTTAGACGAGCTCAACTCGGTAGAAGCGGATGCCGACTCCATCATGGCAGCTGCATTCAGATTGGTGAATTTGGAAGTCGCCATGTTGATGAAACACGACTCCATTGCTCACCCTCTTCCCGGAACGTCAGTACCTGGTGGATCGGCGTCTGATTACGATATGCCCGAGGACGATTTTGTCTCAGCTGCAAAGCAAGCTATTCATGCCGAATTAGCCGGTGCTTTAGGTCTTCCCGGAGCTACAGACGAGCAACTTCGTATCGCTGTTGGATCAACCGTTGAAGACAACCTCGAAGCATTCTCATCAAGTTGGGccgaagaacaagaagatctaatatattcaccttcttcaaggaAATGGATTGAAAAATCCTCTCTTTCACCCGAggaattatcagcttgttACGCGGCTGCTATAACTGTATCTAAAGAACGAGTCATTAGTGAAGCTACAAAGGCATCTAAAGCGGAAAAGAAATTATCAAAACAATTAGGTGGATATCAAGCTATAAATGCCAAAGCTAAAAAATCAATTCTGGAAACTATGGAAGAGATtcaacaagctcaaagagATTTAGAAACTTTCACGATGTTACGTACATTGGAAGAGGCTGGTGCACCTGCAAGATTAGAaaaattgagagaagaagtaGCAATACtagaaaagagggaaagagatttaCAAGCTCGATATgctgaattgaatgatgaaagaagggaaagaacaTCAGCCATCGAACAG ctcgaagaagataaagtcgtccttcaagctcaagctgctcttGATGCATTAGAAGGTGAGGgtgagggtgaaggtgaagtagatgGAGATGTGGAGATGAACGGGGATTAA
- a CDS encoding GMP synthase [glutamine-hydrolyzing], giving the protein MSAATEEIHSLYDTILILDFGSQYSHLITRRCREINVYCEMLPCTQKISDLKWKPKGVILSGSPYSVYADDAPHVDPAVFELGVPILGICYGLQEIARTHGGNVDAHSHREYGYAKIKVEKTGNKLQDALFEGIEMEEDGGLQVWMSHGDQLTSLPPNFSVVASTPTSPWTAIAHQSKPFFGVQFHPEVSHSPKGKEVIAAFVKNVCEIKGGWSMDSFIPKEIARIRKICGEKGQVIGAVSGGVDSTVAAKLMHEAIGDRFHAIMVDNGVLRKDEAAKVHQMLTVDLGVNLTVVDASELFLSRLAGVEDPEKKRKIIGNTFIEVFEDEAAKLEAAAEKELAEKGGDAKGKIEWLLQGTLYPDVIESISFKGPSATIKTHHNVGGLLEDMKLKLIEPLRELFKDEVRALGRLLDIPAHLVGRHPFPGPGLAIRILGEVTRDQIKILQHADDIYIEEVRAAGLYDQISQAFVALLPVKAVGVAGDARTYDQVVALRAVSTEDFMTADWFVFPPQVLKKISSRITNEVKGVNRVVYDITSKPPGT; this is encoded by the exons atgtcagctgCTACAGAGGAAATTCATAGTTTGTACGATACCATTTTGATCCTTGATTTCGGATCTCAG TACTCCCATTTGATCACTAGAAGATGTCGTGAGATCAAC GTTTACTGCGAAATGTTACCTTGTACGCAAAAGATTTCAGATTTAAAGTGGAAAcccaaag GTGTCATTCTCTCTGGATCACCTTACTCAGTTTACGCCGACGACGCACCTCATGTGGATCCAGCAGTATTCGAATTGGGTGTACCCATCTTGGGTATCTGTTATGGATTACAAGAAATCGCTAGAACTCACGGTGGTAATGTCGATGCTCATTCTCATAGAGAATATGGTTATGCCAAGATAAAAGTAGAGAAAACTGGTAATAAATTACAAGATGCTTTGTTTGAAGGTAttgagatggaagaagatggtggattgCAG GTATGGATGTCTCACGGAGATCAACTTACATCCCTACCACCTAATTTCTCTGTAGTAGCATCTACACCCACTTCACCATGGACCGCTATCGCTCATCAATCCAAACCCTTTTTCGGCGTCCAATTTCACCCGGAAGTTTCTCATTcaccaaaaggaaaagaagtcaTAGCTGCTTTCGTCAAAAACGTATGTGAAATCAAAGGTGGTTGGTCAATGGATAGCTTCATCCCTAAAGAAATCGCTAGAATTAGAAAGATCTGTGGTGAAAAAGGTCAAGTCATAGGTGCTGTCTCAGGTGGTGTGGATAGCACAGTTGCTGCTAAATTAATGCATGAAGCTATTGGTGATCG ATTCCACGCTATCATGGTCGACAATGGTGTACTCCGAAAGGACGAAGCTGCCAAAGTTCACCAAATGTTGACGGTCGATTTAGGTGTAAACCTTACCGTAGTAGACGCATCTGAATTATTCTTATCGCGACTAGCGGGAGTAGAAGAtccagagaagaagaggaaaatcaTTGGAAACACTTTCATTGAAGtattcgaagatgaagctgctaaACTCGAAGCTGCAGCAGAGAAAGAATTAGCCGAGAAAGGTGGTGATgcaaagggaaagattgaATGGTTACTTCAGGGTACCCTCTATCCAGATGTTATCGAAAGTATCTCTTTCAAAGGTCCTAGTGCAACCATCAAAACTCATCACAACGTTGGTGGTCTATTAGAAGAtatgaagttgaaattgattgaaccTCTCAGAGAGTTATTCAAGG ATGAAGTAAGAGCTCTTGGAAGACTTCTTGATATCCCTGCTCATCTTGTTGGAAGACATCCTTTCCCTGGACCAGGTCTTGCCATTCGAATCTTAGGTGAAGTAACaagagatcaaatcaagattcTTCAACACGCAGATGATATCTACATTGAAGAAGTAAGAGCAGCAGGATTATACGATCAAATCTCACAAGCTTTCGTTGCGTTATTGCCAGTAAAAGCTGTTGGTGTAGCTGGTGACGCAAGAACTTATGATCAAGTAGTAGCTTTAAGAGCTGTCTCAACTGAAGATTTCATGACGGCTGATTGGTTCGTTTTCCCTCCTCAAGTATTAAAGAAGATTTCTTCCAGAATCACCAATGAG GTAAAAGGAGTTAACAGAGTCGTTTACGATATCACATCTAAACCTCCAGGAACGTAA